A window of Synechococcus sp. WH 8109 genomic DNA:
AGTGTTCGGAACGTAAAACCGGTTAGGGGTAATGCGTCGACTCCAGGAGTGCCTAGGGAAACCTCCTTTTTATTGCGGGTTTTTCAGAAACCCAGAGTTCCTGCACTGTCCTCCCCGAACTCCAGATAAAGGCAGCGGGCATCCTCAGCCCGACCGCAATCAATCAGGTGTTGAACCCGTGAGCGCCACCACACTGACACACCAGAACTCAATTCTTTGTTAGGAAGACCACCGAAGGATTCACTCACAGCAATCATTCTTGCTGAACAAACGTTAAGCAAGATGATTGACAACGCGAATTGGCTTGTTACCTGCTGTTAGCAGCTGTTGTTACCCAAAGGTATTACCGTTCCAACCCCAAAAGCTGGCCTGCACATCCTCAAAACCGATGTACACCCGGTTGGCAGGGATTCCCGTGCGTGCCTGGATCAGTTCACAGAATGCGGCTGTCATCGCGGGCGGACGCAGTGCACCGATCGACTTCACCTCCACGTAGGCGCAGGGCTCGTGGCTGCCAGCGAAGGTCATCGGCACGCCCGTCTCCAGGAGCGTCATCACGTAGGCCTCCGGCTTGCCCGTCTGGTTGGCCAACTCAGACGAAAGCTCCTGCAGCAGAGCCGATCCGTCTTTCAGTGACGAAAGCGACGTGCGCACATTGATCAGAGGCATCGGCTCAAGAGTGCTGGCAGAAGCTTGGCACTCTCTAGCCATGAGTGCCAAGCCCTGACAGTTGATCAAACTGGAATATTTCCAAAAGCAAAGACCATCAACCTGAACAATTCGAACAGAGAAAGGCTCATAAATTTCCCGCAAAAGTGATCAGTTCAATGATCCTTCTTCACTTCTTTGGCCTTGGAGACATTCTGCGTCGCTTTGAACTCGAGCAGATCACAGGTCTCACAATCATGGGATTCAGGCCACTGAGCCTGGATGAATTGATGTACTGGTCGCAAAACATTGCCGACCAGCACCACTGGGATGGGGAGGCGATTCGTCACGATGTGATGAGCACCTGGCTTGATCAAGCCGAGGAAATCACACGCTGGAGGCATCGGCTGGATCAGGCCCCTGCTGAGGTTGAACTTTTGGCAGGTATTGGCGATCAGCACACCTGGCGTGATCATTGGGAAGGCATGCTGCGCCAAACACCGCATGCCGGCTGGTCTTAACAAGCGGAGTGCAATGACAGGTTGTCCACCGATCAGCGGACGAGAAGCGGACATCGCCGCTGTGATGCTGACTCCGCGGCACGTCTGGGCCAACAGCGCGATCGACCTTGAACGACAGCGTTCCGGCTTTGCCTGTGCTCTTCACATGCACCAACCAACGGTGCCGGCGGGGACGAACAACACCTTGATCTCCCATCTTCAATACATGCTGGATCACCCCAACGAGGGTGATAACCACAACGCAGAGCCATTCGCCCACTGCTATCGGCGTCTTGCCGACCTGCTGCCTGAACTGATCAACGAAGGCTGCAGCCCAAGAATCATGCTCGACTACTCGGGCAATCTGCTCTGGGGAATCGAGCAGATGGGGCGCGGCGACATTCGCGATGCACTCCACCACCTCGCCTGTGACCCTTTGATGCAGGGACATGTGGAATGGCTTGGAACCTTCTGGAGCCATGCCGTGGCTCCATCCACACCCATCCCAGACCTGAAACTGCAAATCAGCGCCTGGCAACAGCAGTTCGCGGCCTGTTTTGGCAACGCTGCCCTGGAGCGCGTGAAGGGGTTTTCTCCACCGGAGATGGCGCTACCCAACCATCCCGACACCCTGTTTGAATTCATCAAAGCCCTGAAGCAAGCGGGGTATCAGTGGCTTCTGGTGCAGGAGCACAGCGTTGAACGCATGGACGGCAGTCCATTGCCGCGCAGCCAATGCTTCATTCCCAATCAACTTCTCGCCAGGAACAGTCGAGGCGAAGAAATCAGCATGACGGCACTGATTAAGACCCAGGGGTCTGACACCAAACTTGTGGGCCAAATGCAGCCTTATTACGAGGCATTGGGTTGCGAAAGGCAACGTCTTGGTGACGTTGAGCTGCCATCCCTGGTGAGCCAGATAGCCGACGGAGAAAACGGTGGGGTGATGATGAATGAATTCCCAGAGGCGTTCCGGCAGGCCAATCGCCACATCCGTGACAACCCCAATGGCACCGTGGCCATCAACGGCAGTGAATACCTTGAGTCACTGGAGCGCAACGGAGTGAATCGCCACCACTTCCCCACCATCCAGGCCGTACAACAACACCGCCTTTGGCAAGAGCTTGACAACAACTCCACAGCCAAAGGGATGGAAGAGATCATCAGCAAACTGAGGGCTGACGACACCAGCTTCAGCATGGAGGGTGCGTCCTGGACCAACGACCTGAGCTGGGTGGAGGGTTACGCCAACGTGCTGGGCCCGATGAATCAGCTCAGCGCTCAGTTTCATGCGCTGTTCGACACCTCAGTCGCCGCAGACCACACCACCACCGGTACCCGGGCTTATCAGGAAGCGTTGCTGCATGTTCTGCTGCTGGAAACCAGTTGTTTTCGGTACTGGGGGCAAGGAACCTGGACCGACTATGCCCAGGAGATCTATCGCCGCGGAGAGGAGCTGCTGAATCAGAGGACGGAAACGACTCCTGCCAGCTGAGAGATGCTTTACAGAGCGTTACATTCATGTAACGTGTTGACAGCTGACTGCACCTTATGGGTGATTACACAACCGCAATCATCGCCATGGTGGGCATTGGCATCGTGTTGACTGCTGCTGTGGTGTTTGCCCTTATGCGACCCAGTGACATGCCACCCATCGACCAGAATCGCAATTGAGCATGGGAACCGTTATCGAACTCCTGATCGCTGCCACGGAAATCGGAATTGCCCTGCTGGTAGCTGTTTCCCTGCCCGTGACTGAATCCCAGAACTGATTTCGAATCAGCCGATACTTTTTAAGCGAAATTCCGTATAGATCGAAGCGGCATCGCGCTCACGATCCAGCTCCTGCAAGTCGCTGCATCTCGCTTGCATCCAATACACCGTTTCCCTCCAAATTTCCAGGTGATATCGGCGCTCGAGATTTTGTCCGGAACCTTCCAAAGCTCTACCTGCATCACCCACAAAATCTAGGCAGTGCAGATCGGCATCGCCTCGGGTGTCAACATCTAGCGACCGGCGCTTGCTTCACATCACGATGTGTAAGAACGACGGTCAATGTTCTCTCATCCAAACCAAGTACGTAACGGCACACAGTGGCGATAAAACGTACTAGTTGTTACGACAACGCAGGATCGAGCCAATATTTTGAGCTGATCCTGCCGACGTCAACATGGAGCCCATCGCTCTGACACTTGGCCAACAGTTCGACATCGAACAGCGCAGTCGCGATATCAATTCAATGACTGACGTCAAACAGCTCCAGGAGATCAGCAAAGATCTGCTTCTAGCCTGGCAACAGGAGATTGCCCGCTCACGGGCGGCAGCCAGCCCACACAAGAAATAACACTTCGTTACGATTGCATGAACTGCTTGTAAGTTATGAACATGAGCTTGCCTCAGCAGTTCGAAGCTGAAGCGATCAAGCGGTCAATCAACGACACCGACGATCTCGACCAGTTGAAAGCTCTGGCACGGGAACTCGCAGACCTCTACGTGCGGCAGAGAGCTGCAACGGCCTGGGTGATCGCCGAGAAATAAGCCTTACACTTTGCTGTCGTTTCGCCAGCGTCGTTCCAAGCGTTGACGTGCTTCGTCAACAGTTTGCTTACGGGAGAGAGCTGTTTTGTCTCGATACGGGCGCGTGATCGACCAAAACTTGAGGGCAGACGCCAACGCCACCATCAACCATGCGAGCACAATCCAACCCGGATTCGTCATCGTTGCCCAGCAGTGCGCTCCATGATGGCGAACGTGACGCGAGTCTTGCCTGCATGTCCCCCCATCAGCGCAACAGTGGATCCTGAGGTGCGCCAGTTCGTGATCAGCCAGTTGGTGGTGATCGCACTACCGGTTGGAACCCTTTTCGGCATCTGGCTTTGGATGCTGAACTGGGGCGGTCGTTCCCGCATAGACCAGTGACCTTCCTTGCCGGCCTACTGGCCCCTGTTTTGATGCTCTTTCATCTTGCTGGCCCCGTCCCTGCGGATCTCGGTGTTAGCAACGGGGCGTTACGAGACTGCCCGACAACAGCTCACTGTGCCAGCCAAACCTGGGAGAGCTCCAACCCGATGAATGAATTCAGCAAGCTGAGTGGGTTGGTGCAGAAGTCGCCGCGGACGGTTGTCATGGAACAAACCGAGACCTACCTCCATGCCGAGGCCAGCAGCGCTTTCTTTGGCTTTGTAGATGACCTGGAGCTGTTCGCTGATCGCGACAACAACCGGATTCAGGCACGGTCCGAGTCGCGCCTCGGCGACTCGGATCTTGGTGTAAATGCCGCAAGATTGGCGGCACTGCAGTCGGGGCTAGACAGCTGAAGGCCGCTTAAACCTTGGCGCGACGAAGTTTGCTCAGATCGATGATCATTTCCCTAATGCCAGCCACGAATCCGATGGCGGCCAAGGCCACGATGCTCAAGATGATCACCGTGTCGAGCAGCGAGCGTGGATCGATCCAATCAGGCATAGCATGAAACGTGGGCTGATCTCGTATTAGCCAGAGCCAGATAAAATCCCAGCACGTAGCGCGAACGTTCAACACAAATCGTCAGACATGCACGAGATCATTTGCCCTCACTGCAATACCGCCTTCAAGGTGGATGAGGCCGGGTATGCCGATATCCTCAAACAGGTGAGGAATGGTGAATTTGAGCAGCAACTGAACAAGCGACTTGCTCTGGCCGAACAGGACAAACGCAATGCCATCGAGTTGGCCATCGCCAAAAAAGACCGGGAAATGCAAACGCTTGAGGCCCAACTCAAGCAAAGTGCAATTCATCAGGAACTAGCGATTAAAGATGCCGTGCACAAAGCAGAGAAGCAGCGTGATCGCATTGCCGCTGAGCTCCAGCAGATTCGTGAGCAGCAGGGAACAGAACTACGCCTAGCTGAAACCAAATTCGCCAAAGAAATGCAGGCGATGACGCTGCAAAAAGAAAGTGAAGTGAGGGATTTGCAGGCGAAGCTCCAGGCTGGGGCCATGCAGCGCCAGCTGGCCGTGAATGAAGCGGTAAGTTCCGTTGAAAAACAACGGGATGCACTTCAGAGCGGCTTGAAGGAAGTGGAACTGAAGCATCAACTGGAATCTCAATCACTGAAAGATCGCTACGAAGCCCAGCTCAGTGATCGTGATCAGGCCATTGAACGTTTGCGCGACATGAAGGCGCGGCTTTCTACCAAAATGGTGGGAGAAACTCTTGAGCAACACTGCGAAACCGAATTCAACAGGATTCGTGCAGCGGCTTTCCCAAAGGCTTATTTCGAAAAAGACAACGACGTGCGCAGTGGAAGCAAGGGTGACTACATCTTCCGCGACCAGGACGACCACAACAACGAAATCATCTCGATCATGTTTGAGATGAAAAACGAGGCCGACACAACGGCCACCAAAAAGAAGAATGAAGACTTCCTAAAAGAGCTAAATAAAGACAGGAACGAAAAAAATTGCGAGTATGCGGTGCTCGTCTCCCTGCTGGAGCCTGAAAATGAGCTTTACAATTCAGGCATTGTTGATGTGTCTCATCGCTTCCCGAAGACCTACATCATTCGCCCACAATTCTTTATTCCATTCATCACATTGCTCCGCAATGCAGCCATGAAGTCTCTGGAATACAAGGCTGAGCTGGCTCTGGTGAAGGCGCAGAACATTGATGTCACAAACTTCGAGAACGACCTCGAAACCTTCAAAACAGCCTTCTCACGCAACTACGACCTTGCCTCCAGACGCTTCCAAACGGCAATCGATGAAATAGATAAGTCGATCGATCACCTCCAAAAAACCAAGGATGCCCTGATGGGTGCTGATCGAAACCTGAGGCTTGCCAATGACAAGGCACAGGATGTGACCGTTAAAAAGTTGACCCGAAGCAATCCAACGATGGCAGCCAAGTTTGCCGACTTGAACAACGCTCCTGATCAGAAATCGGCCTGAGCAATGCCCTCCAGTCCACGCAACCGCATTGGCGAGGTATACGGCAAACTCACCGTGGTGCGCGCATCCGAACGGCGGACCAAAGCAGGAAACGCCTTTTGGTGGTGCCGCTGCAGCTGCGGGGCCGAACGGGAAGTTCCCAGCGACAAGTTGTCGCTGAACTCGGCTCGCCGCAAGCCCACCGTGAATGCCTGTGAAACATGTTCCCGCGAACTTCAAATTGAAGGGGTCTATCGCAAAAACGATCGGGAGGAAAAACAACGCCGCCAAGCATCGCTGGAAGCCAGATCACAGCTGAAGGGCCAAGTGCCTGATCGCTGGCTATCCCTTCCGCTAACCGATGCCCACGCGCGAGAACTGGGACAAAAACTCTTTTTCCGTGGAACGATCTGTCTGCGTGGACACCTAGCCCCTTACCGCATCAACGGCGGCTGTCAGGCTTGCTCCGGTCAGACTCCATCAGCGGCAAATTCGCCATCAACCAAGCCCAAAGGGTCATAACAGCGGCACCAAAGGCCAACATCGCTAGGAGCTTGGCTTCCATTCAGAGGAAATCAAAATCGTCTTCCGAATCACCGGAAAATGCATTCATCACGAGGGCAGAGAAGGGCACAAATACGGCCGCCATCACAAGTATTTCCACTGGGCTTAAGAGCGACCATTTAAATTTAATGAGTTTTACTTTACAAAAAGTCATCAGCACTACCGTCCCACTGGAGTGAGTTCAAATACTCATTTCTGATCCAGGCATAGGCATTTCACTCCGTTGTCAGCCCAGACGGCCGAATCAGACTGAACTGAGTCGGACAACGACGATGCCAAAGGTGCTTAAGGCGGCCTCACAAACGATTCGCAATCTGCTCAAGCCGGCAACTCAACACAGCTTCTCCGAAGACCGTCTGCGCAACGACCGGCAGAGCTACATCGCGATGACGCGGGCGCTGGTCGATGCCCAGCTCAAATGGCGTGATGCGGAGCTCAGCTCACGCCTCTGGAAAGAAGTAGCCGAGCGCGGCATGGATCGCGGCCGCCTGCTTCACCTCATCTACAGCGTTAACGCTCATCACGATGATGAAGCTCTGCAGAACGCCGACACGGCCTATCTGCAGCTGGTTGATCCAAGGGATCCCTGAGGCGGAACAGCCTTAGAGCTCAAACAAAGTGCCCAGCAGCATGGCGGGATGGGTTGACTCCCCTGCCGTGCTGCGTTCGAGCTGAACAGCCATAACACAGTGAGCCATGAATCGAACGGCCGAAAGAACA
This region includes:
- a CDS encoding DUF1499 domain-containing protein is translated as MDAELGRSFPHRPVTFLAGLLAPVLMLFHLAGPVPADLGVSNGALRDCPTTAHCASQTWESSNPMNEFSKLSGLVQKSPRTVVMEQTETYLHAEASSAFFGFVDDLELFADRDNNRIQARSESRLGDSDLGVNAARLAALQSGLDS
- a CDS encoding phenylpyruvate tautomerase MIF-related protein, yielding MPLINVRTSLSSLKDGSALLQELSSELANQTGKPEAYVMTLLETGVPMTFAGSHEPCAYVEVKSIGALRPPAMTAAFCELIQARTGIPANRVYIGFEDVQASFWGWNGNTFG
- a CDS encoding DUF2130 domain-containing protein, producing MHEIICPHCNTAFKVDEAGYADILKQVRNGEFEQQLNKRLALAEQDKRNAIELAIAKKDREMQTLEAQLKQSAIHQELAIKDAVHKAEKQRDRIAAELQQIREQQGTELRLAETKFAKEMQAMTLQKESEVRDLQAKLQAGAMQRQLAVNEAVSSVEKQRDALQSGLKEVELKHQLESQSLKDRYEAQLSDRDQAIERLRDMKARLSTKMVGETLEQHCETEFNRIRAAAFPKAYFEKDNDVRSGSKGDYIFRDQDDHNNEIISIMFEMKNEADTTATKKKNEDFLKELNKDRNEKNCEYAVLVSLLEPENELYNSGIVDVSHRFPKTYIIRPQFFIPFITLLRNAAMKSLEYKAELALVKAQNIDVTNFENDLETFKTAFSRNYDLASRRFQTAIDEIDKSIDHLQKTKDALMGADRNLRLANDKAQDVTVKKLTRSNPTMAAKFADLNNAPDQKSA